The sequence below is a genomic window from Silene latifolia isolate original U9 population chromosome 7, ASM4854445v1, whole genome shotgun sequence.
TCCCAGCCCCGATCAGTACCCCGCCCCAATCCGACGACACCTCATCGCCCCGTCAATCTCCGACCAGCCTAAAACACCCTCCGCCGACGCCGCCCTACTCTTGTCGTCTCCACTCATGCCTCCATCCCAACACCACCAAACaaccaatgaacaataaattGTAATTAACACCACCTTTAatgaataaaaaaaacccaaaaaatgaaagaaaaaccTATATAGATTCATAAATATGCAATTAGTAAATTAAATACTTATATTATACACAAATTATAACTCATAATTTAAAATTTTGTTTACTTGGAGCGTGGTAGGACTATAGCCATCGAGAGAATTAAGTTTTAGTCGTTTGTTTAATTAGGGGTATCAAATGGAAAATAGTGGACAAATTATACTAAGATGAGTAAACCAAAATAAATTACTTTAATTTTTCCCTGGGTATTCACAAATAGACGACATACACAAAAGTTTTcgtatttaaataaattaaatgtAAATTGTGATAAGAACCATATTGCTGTCTACCGTAACCATGcggataaataaataataaagcaTTCATTAGCAACAAAAATTAGCATAATAATACTACGAGTATATGCAACCTGAATACATGAATATGAACGTAACTAACGTAAAGACCGAGAATAGTATGTGAAAAAAATTAGCTACGAGTATGCAACATGAATACTATTTAACGTAAAGACCGAGAATAGTATGTTACCTTGCCCATGAAAGCGGATGAACCACCGAGTTTAGTAACTGCACAAGCCACATTAGCGGGAGCACCACCAGGAGCCTTGACAAACCCACGAGATTCACCCAATGAAACCCCGGCTTCATCAGGAACGAAATCGATCAACATCTCTCCGAATGACACAATAGCTGGCGACTCCATTATTTCTTTTGAGTAAATTTGTATTGAATTAATTAAGTGAAACTAATAATATTAAAAAGAGAATGAGAGATTAATAGATATGAATAACGTGAGGGTATTGAGGCGTGTATTTATACGGTTAACATTGTACGTTGTTGATATGTGATCAAATTCCTACTCCCAAGTATTTTTTTGATTTTcggttattattgttatctaaATCGTATCGGATTAGAAGATAATTTCTTGATATAAAATACtctctatatctatatctatatcgaACTATTTTGTTTATAAAAATATATACTTTCATTAGCCAATCAAATGAATGTTAGGATTTAAAAAATATTATCCTAAATACAAACGATAATTAAACGACACTAGAGCTCATGATATTTTGGGTTACCTAATTCCCAAGTCTTAACAGGATAAGAGTTCTAAAGGATAATTAGATGATCCACATAATtttgtccacaattgctaaagGATAACAACGATAATAAACGAAAACACCATGTGATTAGAAAAGTTAGTTAGGAAACAAATTAGCATAAAGTAATTTATTCATATCCAACTTCCATCAAAGTCGTTAGTTACATGAACTTTCTCCCTTTATCTAAGAGAAGGAGATAATCATATTTTAAAATTAATATTGATTGATTtgatatattaataaaataaaattattgaTATGATATTCATTAGTagtttagggggtgtttggttggagcttttgaaatggattggaatggattcaatccattctagtgtttggttggggtgatttggaatggagttagatacccaatggattctaactccaccccaaccccttggaatctcatacccacccttctaccttggattcaaactccattcctcCCTTTTATAATTTATGGTGAACCAAACAAGATTAGGCAagtatggatttagaaccccatactaCTATACTATcaaaatccattccattccattccaacttgttgaaccaaacgacccctcaGTACTCCCATTATtattatctatctatctatctatctatctatctatctattcTATACAAATATATAAAACATAAACCATTTTAACGCAAGCCTATTAAGTGTTAACGCTGTTTTCTGAATTTGGATCAAGCCCTACGAACTTTCTTACCAGCCCACTACTCCGCTACCTACTTGGTAACTCATAAGCATCATCACCTAGGTCAAAGTACCAATTGACTTGGTTTAAGATATTTTACATGTGAGATATTAAatttcatttttccttttttcctGTATATTTTTGGTGTAAACGGAATAGCAACTCAGTAGGGCAGCTTTTATACTGACGAGTTTTGAACGTAGGTGCTACAGTTAAAAACGCCCGCCTGCCGTCTTGGCCCCATTCATATATGCAGAATCACAACTGTTCTTTTTTTCTATTGAAATATTTCAAGTGGCATGATAATCGAATTTTATTTGACGTGAAACAGCCAAATAGGGGCCCCTAGTTCTTCCTCCCTCCgctttcttaaaaaaaaaaaaacgatgatAATGACCGGTTTAAACAGTGCTCCTCAAAGATTTAAGAGTCGAGCCAGCATGACAGGTTTTGTTCAACAGTAGGATTCCGGTGGCAGAGTGAGCTTGCCATTGATAATATGCACAGCAGTTCTACAAAATGGCAGTTGCAAAGAACCAAGATTTGTTGTATTCCCTACATGATTTTCTGTCACAAATTCTTGAATATTGGAGTACCATCTAAGAAAAAGTTTCGTTCTGAATTAGCCCAATTACTCGTCAGATAAGTTTAACTGTTAGTTAAATGAGTATTTCTGACAATCAACGACTAGTCAACAAAAAAGCAGTTAATTGTCAAAGCTCAGTTGCTCATTTACTTGGGTTTAATTGTAAAAACGCACATTCAACAGCTCATAAACACATGTTTGTTATGAGTCAGGGTTAAAACATAATTCAACAAGAGACGGAATCATGGAAAGAGGGCATTTTGACAAGAAAGAAAATCATTTTAGATTATTTGATCTTTGAGCAAAACCCTGAAATCTGAGCTTACATGAGCGGGGAGTACAATCGTGAAACCAAGATGCAATTTGACAGAAATAAATACGAGCAATTCAATGGCAACGGAAAATCACAGTTCTGGGCTTTTCTCTACCTCCTTCTTTTCAGACAAGTACCTGATACAAGTGCAGAATAGAAAGATCAAATGCATACTCAAGGAATTAACAAAGAACATGTCAATTTTTATCGTACATTAACTAACCACAAGTAAATTTTTTGGAATAAGTACCATCAGGTTAAATCCAGTCGAGGTGACTCTATCCTTGCTTAAGTTGTTTATTTTTCAGATAAGTTATAGGTTTAACCAAAGTCCAAAGCTACACAAAATTTGTAACGACTCTACCCCTTTTTTGCTAAACTAGGGTTTAAACccaaaatatttacaaaaatagaGTTGACTTCAAACTGTTTACGCAAATTGGGTCCACGTCATTAACGTGTGAATTTTTTTTTAGCAAGTTCTAAATCATCTTAGCTTTTCTCTTAGACATAGATAGGGGccttaatgagacgagacagctcgcgagcaactcgagcttggctcggtcaaagctcggctcgggctcggttcgagagcttaacgagtcaagccgagctaACATTGGCTCGGCTCGAACTTCTGTAATTAGATAGgatattactcatattttatacatattttgttatgattatatatttgtatcacacataaaaatgtcACATTGATTTTCCAAGATTTGTATATAAAACCTTcgagccttgttattgaaaatattcagagaaaaaaacgaaaattcaacaattatatataggctcgagttgagttcgagtttggctcgagctcgcgttaaacCTTGATAACGAGCCAattttttcaagctcgggtaaCCTCgagttcgagttttactttatgagcacaagttgagcaaggccaagctcgggctcggctcgactCCTTAACGCCCCTAGACATAGATATGCTGCCTGGGCAGCACGTGTACCCACAAAGGATACAAAAACATACTTGTAGGAACTTCCTTTCAACAAACCAGTCAAACCTTAACTTTAAAAATCAACCAAAAATTACACAAAAACCAACAAGAAATGGAGCACGAAACACGGTTATTAAAGGGAAGTGGTGCAACTTCAGCTACATGAACTAAACAAGAAGAGAGACGCCATTGATGCAAGAAATAGAGGTGATGTAAGTTATGATAGCTTCGTATGAAAGTGATACAAGTTTTTATGCACTTAATTATCCTACTCTAGCtgtcaaaaatataaaaattatcCCACTACACCTTTTTACTCCCAAGGCTTTAGTGGTTGCTCAATATGGGTAAACGTCCGCTAGTCCTTAATGGTGGTGCTTGGTAGGCACGATTTGGTAAGCTCGAGCAAACAAAGAAGGTGATAAAAAATAGTGAGAGGAGTCGCTATGTGGGACAGCGCCTACCTTACGGTTGGGCCGTTTTGAGTCCATTCGTGTTAGGATCTAAGTTATTTCGGGTCATTTCGGGACTGCCGAGGCAGGTTACTTTGGGTCTAACAGGTCAAGTTCAGGTGACACTTTTCTTCATTTTCGGATCAAGTTCATCGGGTCGACTCACTTTTGCCAGTTATAAATTCATAACTACTACAATGTGTTTTCTTACATTATCAACATAATAGAACCCCGAGTTTACAAAAGAAGAGGTAAAATGCCATGGTCCACGAAATAGAACCCTGACTCAATTATTTTATATTTGTATCCATAATATTAGAAAGGTTCTTGGTGAAACTGCCATGATCCACGAAAGCCCAGCAAAATCAGAGAAGATCAACAAAGACCAGTGAAGTGGACCCACCACTCAGAACAATCAAGGATACAAGGTTTATGCAAGGTAAACCCAATTATAGAATGAAGAACGAGGTAACCCAGCAATTTACTACTCAAATAAATGGACTTGTAAGAAAACTCACCCATTTGCCCTAGCCCATCGAGAGAGTTGGTACATTTGGACAGTCTCATTAGAAGCATGGCAAGTCAGAAGTAAATAATTACGAGGCTGTACCATCCATGCAAACCTCATGAATAACGCCGAGTAGACGCACATGGCTGCAAAAACCAAATACACAAACATTGGTAACTAGAGTGGCATTCTGAAATTATGAGCTGCACATAGCAGAAGAGCAAAAGTGATCAAAACTCAACCTGCAGTCATGTTCCCAGAAATCATTTCTGGAGGTTTATTCATGTCAACAAGCCCCTGCAAATTCCATCAGTTAAGCAAGCAATAAGTTGAAAGCTTATCTACAAACTGCATCCAAAATTATAAAAATCTTTCGGTATAATGTCAAAGCTTACAGCAACAACAAAACCCCAATTGGCTACAGGGCCCCAAAAATGAGTAGTCTTGGGACCAACAGGACTGTTTAAAAATGCCCGGAAAGTCGAAGCCATGTATCACCTGAACAAAGTATATACATGTTAGTATAGACATTAAAGTATCTATTTGCACTCCCAGGTTTATAAAGATTATCAATTCACAGTCAGCCATTGATACAAGAGAACTATTAGTAGATATATTCCGGACTAGGTGACAGGCTACAAAAGTTGTAAGCTCTGTGAGTAAAACATTGGGTGATATTGCATTGTTTTGACAACTTGAAAACAATGTAACACAACATAAATCAGGAAAAAAACTATGCATCAATGTGGTATTTCTATCCACCTAGCCCGATTAAACTTTGATTTGGAGCATAATCCATCAGTCCTAATATCCTCTCCTAATCACCAAATGGAATAGCTTTGAAGAACATGATCCAGGAAGAGAGTAAGTCTTATGAATCTTAATAAAACGCAAGTTCTTTCCAGCATCGCAAGTAATATCTTTCAATGAAAACTGAACTATAGTGAATACCTAGCAAAACATAAGTTTCCAACAAGTAGAAACTAATTTGGGTTCTCAGTTTAGTGAAAAGGGGAACTTCTCGTATACAACATACTACCGGAGCGCTTACATAAAACCACAGCACAGATTATGTGTGCCACTAATCCACAATGAGGTGCGAGGTCACCTGATAAACAACTGCCAGATTAACCTATTGTAGTGTGATTACAACCTATTTCTCTAAATTTCCAATGGTGTCAAAGACTCCTTACTCTTTGGTTTTGGATTATGATGGAACAAATCAAAATAGCTCACTAAAGTGGTTGCGCTTCTTTCTTATGTGAAATAGCGGTCCTTCAATGCAGTTCTCGATGCAATTTCATCTCGGGtaattcggaaacagcctctttgtgttgctaacataaGGGAAAGGGTGCGTACATCCGACCCTCCTTACCTCAATTTGCACGAGTCATTGGGTCACTCggataatgttgttgttgttgatggtgattaaAACCTATCAAAGATGAGTAGAACAAAATAACCGCTCTAGTCCAACTCTGCACCTTAATAAAAAGGTATATCCCACAATTATCTCAACAAACCAACGAAGAGGTCTTAGCCAACTGGTTGTCAAGTCTTGTGTGCGATATGTCGCATGTTCGAACTCCCCTATATACTATTTGAAAGAGGTTGACCTCCCTGCCTCTCTCATTGTTCAATCCTCTTCCTGATGATCCCCCCTTCAGCTCGGCCGACAAAAGAAAAAAATGGAGGCCCAATGTTCAACGAGGCGCACAGGAGCTTTGACAGAGAGACCAGAGGTTGTTTACACCTCGGGAAAGACAGGACCATACCAGCTTCCTTATCTCCTTATTCCCCCATTCCGTGGATTAGTTCCAACATCAAAACGGGGGGAGGAGAAATCAAGTCACCttctttttttcaattttcattgATAGGGATCCTATTCATTCCTAGATTCCTGTCACTACGGATTAATTGTCCCTACAAAAGTCCTCAAATGCACCCCCACAGGCCACAACCCCGCCCCTTCTCCAACATAACACCAGCAAAACAATCATTCAAGCAAATCGCAATCGAATTTCCCCCAAAACATCGACACCGCGACAAAGTTCAATTCTTTCCCCCCAAATGATGATAATACATACAATTCAAACCAGTAAATCAGCCCGTCAAACAATTGGAATTGATCATTCACATCATTCAAACTTATTAACTGCAGAATTATTATACTTTCAACAAAAATAAGGCATATTGAATTGAACGAATTCGAGATTCATCCAAAAATAGAAGATTTTGAATTGCGATAATCAAAATACACAGAATTAAATACAAATTGAAAGAGGTAAAGATGAATCAAATGAGGTTAATTTAAATTCAAATCAAAAATCGAAAGAAACACATACCGAAAATGTGGATCGAATTCTTGGGAGACGGAGAGATTAGAATGAAAAGTCGAAGAAGATTTATTTTTTGGTGCGAATGAAAAGTCGAAGAAGatgaaaatataatttgataaccaaaaagtccaaaatgtacatATTTTTTTAATCCGTTGTCTTACGGTCTTACCCTAATTCGTTCCACCAACTACTTGATCGTTTTCTAGTCCACGAAAGGAAACTCGTTCATAAATaagtaattacattttttttttatagcattttatgttcatttttttaaaaaaaaatttcgaaaaagtcAATATTTTTGGAGCTGATCGGTGACATAAATTGTAGActagttttttttaaaaaaaaaaacacacataaAAGAAAAATTGCGTCCTAAAATTTGTGCTTTAGAAAGTAATGTTCCTATAAACCAAATTTTCACGGAACAATAAAAATCACGTGTTGTCGCCTTGTCGGTTGTTAATACTGAAAAGTTGACTTTTTTTTGGGGTTAAAATGTGTGTTGAATACGTTGATGTTTTTTACACATAGAAACTTGTTCAAATAGCATTGTTTCACAAATTTCATAGTCGGAAGATGCAAGGACTTGATACGGAGCTCTACATGGACGGTGAAGCTGGAGCACGTGTATCGCGAAGCAAACAGAGTGGCTGATATACTAGCAAATAGAGGAATCGATTCAAGTACCATCCCTACATATTTGGATACTCCGTTTAATGAGTTGCGGTCAATCCTCCGGGAGGATGTTCTTGGGGTTGCTATTCCCCGTGTAATAGCTAACACTTAATCTTTTCGGGGCTTTGCCCCTCtttagcaccaaaaaaaaaacaaataatttttttttataagaaAGTCACTCACCGAGAAAGTATTTAATCGGTAGTATTCGACAATTGATTCTTTTCGTTTGGGGTGGCACAAATTAAGAGCCATTCGGCAGAAAACGGGCCTTCTTGGATAGGCCTTGTGCCATACATGGCCTGCCCGTCAAATTAGTAAGATCTAGGCATGGCTAGGGGCCTAGGGCAACTCGTGTATTAGCGTGATGTTGTCCATGAGCTCTTAGTCGTTTTTTCTAGTTAGGTCATGGCTCGGGTCTTGGAATTTGCGCTTGTGGTCGGGTGCTTGATTTATTCCTAATGCTAAAAAATAGTTATTGACGGAATTGGCATTGACATAGTAGTATATTCGTCCACAACAATGAAGAATTCCAGCCTTTTAATATTGATATTGATGGGGAGAGTCAAGTGTTTAGGTCATTGGAAATAACATCAAGAGAATATAAAGTAAAGAATGTCAATGGGTGACATTTAGCCCAAGTTTCATCCTCATTTATGATATTTACAAATACAAACAATAATAGGGCGTCACTGAATTATGTGTAATATTCTATCTTCATTGTATAGGGCGTAAATTGAGCGTGTGAGGGTTGTCCTCTTAGAAATACGTTACTTGACTACTTGAGTACTTGAATCAACGTGGAGCTGTGTGTTATGAAATCAGAAACCCTTGATTTCCTGCATAATTATATGACCTCTTACATTTTACCTTGATCATGTAGGCCTTCTATGTACTTGAGATTTATAGCCGAAGTGCAGAATAAGAAATCTTTCTATCTATCTGGTTCAGAATTTAGCAGTATCTTTGCTATCGAATTCAGTAGTCTCTTTGATCTCCGACTGAGTAATAGGAAGTGCCCTTTTGTTTTCAGGGTAAAGCACATAATGTTGAATGATGAACAAAATGTCGAAGAATATTGACACCTGCAATAATCGACAGGATTCATATCTTAGTCTCTTATAAACTACTCGTAGTATTAAGTAGTGTTCGGGATTGCCATGACATTTAAAAGATTCATTTAGGCAGCAAAGAAATCGTGATTTTTTCACAATCACGTCCGCTGTCCAAGACTAGCAGTCGAGTCTAAGTAACATAGGCAGACTTTTCTATGATCTATTAGTTACTCAGTGATTTATCATCATTTgtcaataaactaaataaaactgCAAGGATAAATTACTGTGATAAGGAGGAAAATGATACCAGTGAAAGCAAAGTTTTGCCTATGTTACCATAAAAGTTAACCCAGGATTCTGCAGGAAGAAGGTTAAAGTGGACATTAGTACATTTGAGAAACTACACTGAAGAAATTACGAGTATATAAGCAGAACAATGAGACGTAATTGATCTACGACTCACTTTGGTCTACAGATTGCACAGCCATTTGTCCATAATTTGTCAAACCTCCGAGCAAATCCAGCAAAATGTTACCAATGCTGAACCCATCTGTGCTTTTTCGCCGAAAATTCATGAATGCCTGCATATTCAGACATCTTACCCCTTAATATACATAACAGAAACCAATTGTATAGTTATTGACACGTTCTTCAGTATTTGTTACCTGGGGTATATATTTGATCACTGTCATTGTGACTTGAATTGTGCTGCAGAAAAGTTAAAACGAAACATGGTTAAAAAAGTTGGATAAATTTTACAAGGAAAAAAAAAGATTGTATAGGGAAAGATTTAAATCATACCTGAAAACAGAAGTAAGCCAGAGCCATGAATGTCTGTGAATAGCTACAAAGACACAAACAGCAGCGGAAATCCATACAGCCGAGACAATTCCGAGAGAGGTTTTTGAAAATCTCTGGTTTTTTCTCTGTAAAATGACATCTTTGTTACTTCAAAACTTAAATTTACAAGTTTAAAAGTAGAATATGAGTTTGAAGATTTCTGCAGGAAATTACAGTAAGTTTGTAATTTTACCTCATAGATGAAAATCTGAAAAAGGGTGAATGCAGTCAAGATGACTGCATGTATTGAAAATGCTACATCATTTGCAGCAACCGGTATCATCTGTCGACATTCATCACTCTTATTACAATCAAAATTTAAAAGATTTAAAAAACAGGATTCATTGTCATGGTATTACATTATGTTACTGCTGTTACCAGTTGCAAATCATATTGACGAGTTCAGTGTCGCAATATTTTCACAGCTTGTTTTAGTTTGTATCGATTAAATAACTCGTTTTAGTCTTGTATCGACTGAAAAGGGTGGACATGCAGTATGGCAACGATATTAACCACTAGGTTAAGACCTCAATAATGTATTCAAAGTGTcatcaaactttttttttttctgttaaaaaccCAATACTAACCTGGTTCGAGCCAAACTTGTGGCGATATTGAGCTTGAACGGTCTTGCTAAAGAATAGAACCACATTGTAAATCAAATACGATGAATGTTTCGTCAAATTCAGGACTATGAAGTCGAAATTCAGCCCCACGACACTGTaaaattcaataataataatacataacaTTATTAACGAATAAGACGTACATACATACAATGACATGTCTAAATTTTCgttaaaaaattaaaagaaaacgtAAGTTGATAAGAAAATGACCTTTTTCGACGAAAATTCAAGATGGCCTGAGGGTAGAAACTGATAGACCAAGCAACAAACGCAACCCAACCCAATACTTCAGATAGGACTTTGAGTTGAACTGAATTCCAATCTCCCATCTCCGTAATATTTTAGGACTAAGACTCTTGATGTTATTATTTATTTGTAGATTTGAATGTTTTAAGATATGGAAATTTATACAAGTTTACGAAATAGTTAAAGCAATAATTGGTTATGAGTGTGTGACAAACGTAAAGAGATAGGTAGGTTAAAAAGTAAGAACAAGTTGATAATAATGCTATTTATATATGCATGGTGATCCGTGACCAAGGCGGACACAGCAATGCTGTTGTTATGCGGAAACAACGTAAGCAATGTAAAACGTATTGAGACGATAATTTGGCTATATTACTATTGTTGTCTATATAATAATGTATTTACCTCTTTTTGCCGTTTTGCTTCATGGGTATTGGATTatgattgttaaatttgtttccTTAAAAAGAAGGGAACAGTGAGGACATGGGTTCGAACAATTCTCGTATGGTTTAGTCCGGATTCTACAATTCTATTATGATTGTAGTATCTTATGATTCAAAAGTTAGGATCATAATACTATCAaacaattttacaattttatGATTCAATTACATagtaaaaatattaatatatattttatataattaCATCTATGTAAgttgtagaaacatgttcatacaataatactaaaattattaattattaaatcggtttttctaacctatgcccactaggtaTAGGATAAGAAATCAAAATAAGAAAGAATTAAATgctaggggttgtttggttgacaCTTGAAAAACACAGGAAttggaaaatcccatgaattgcaaAAACATGGGTTGTTCCCAAGAACTTTCAATGCCTACATAATGTAGGAATTGGCTTACCTACtcccccttggtcattggaagttcccatggaatttaattccaacatgagcaaccaaacacttttgtcaaattcacccgaattggatgcaggaacttaattcccatgaaattgaagttcctaggaaaattaagttccttgatcaaTCAAACGACTCcctatttttatgggaaattgcaatGTCCCATCATTTTTACTTCAATTTACACAAAAACACATTTAATTCTTTCCTATTAATATTTTATGGATCTttaattatatgtttttaccaaataaaaaactatatttagtTAGTTTATAGGATCTTACGAGTTTACGATCCGATTCGATCCTATCCTCCATATCAATCCAAAGTAGAATCTTGCCTAGCAACCTTAGTTAGATCTTTTGTGCAGTAATCCCAACCCTTATAACTTTTTCAGCGAGATCCACCACTGGAGTTGAGGCTCGTGGTTTAGTACTTGAGTTTGAATATAGTAGTGTCAAAACGGAATTCAAAGTCGTATAAGGGTTAGATAGATTATCGATTGAACAATTCAACAAGGCGAAACAATGATGCAATATACTCTAGTAATTGTGAGGAAGAATCGA
It includes:
- the LOC141592045 gene encoding mitochondrial pyruvate carrier 1, translated to MASTFRAFLNSPVGPKTTHFWGPVANWGFVVAGLVDMNKPPEMISGNMTAAMCVYSALFMRFAWMVQPRNYLLLTCHASNETVQMYQLSRWARANGYLSEKKEVEKSPEL
- the LOC141592046 gene encoding cystinosin homolog, with the protein product MGDWNSVQLKVLSEVLGWVAFVAWSISFYPQAILNFRRKSVVGLNFDFIVLNLTKHSSYLIYNVVLFFSKTVQAQYRHKFGSNQMIPVAANDVAFSIHAVILTAFTLFQIFIYERKNQRFSKTSLGIVSAVWISAAVCVFVAIHRHSWLWLTSVFSTIQVTMTVIKYIPQAFMNFRRKSTDGFSIGNILLDLLGGLTNYGQMAVQSVDQKSWVNFYGNIGKTLLSLVSIFFDILFIIQHYVLYPENKRALPITQSEIKETTEFDSKDTAKF